A section of the Pseudomonas tritici genome encodes:
- a CDS encoding ABC transporter permease → MLFDIRYALRLLLKSPGFTFITVLIMSCGLALTLYMFSVINTIMFTPLPYPDGKSMVLINPTVNGVSLSDSGLNYMDYSDIKARVTQLEDVGYFYAERADISDGSKAVSYMAIRNTPQMFSYTAVQPFRGRVLNEEDVQSGAEPVAVISYAMWQNYFAGDAQLIGRDIRINGVHTRIVGIMPADFAFPFFHDLWLPSQLEPSQYLVRKGAPEVSVYARLKPGATLEDADRDLNGVMRSLALEHPESNKGLSAQALTFQENFMGEETTPIFIVMLLAVSFVLLLACCNVGNLLLARTTERSKEIAIRVALGSPAGRLVLQMMLESLFICFLSGVVAVLLAAWGLEITNTILPGFVPNKIPFWWHLSLDNLLIVNALVLVIITAVLTSALPAWKIVHGNFNDVLRDGTRGAQSRGAGRVSRILVVFEVGLSCSILCISALFALLVYQATRADYGVDTHNYLTAQVHLNVNNYPDDASRVLFYQRLRDATAAIPGVQSAALTTSAVGQFTVPRQVDVDSSTNNTNERWSFPMVNDVQVMPGSLSAMGITPTAGREFAHGDTRDSQQVVVVSQSFAERFWPGERDVIGKRLRFRDSDDQRWYNVVGVVPSVIHGRPFSAFRHRATVYRSLEQQPASSLMLVLHAQHPETLGPALINAVRQVDSNLSVNQIQTLDDRLARNTAGLHFIANLFMLFGLVAMILAATGIYAVMCNLINQRTQEIGLRMAMGATENNLLRMLMLQGGKQLLTGLAIGLPLAFFVAPKLTSVLGNGSTPFVLLFWMVALMISLVVALAVWLPSRRATNMSPADAIRYE, encoded by the coding sequence ATGCTTTTTGACATTCGCTATGCCTTGCGTTTACTCCTGAAAAGCCCCGGCTTTACTTTCATCACCGTGCTAATCATGTCCTGTGGGCTGGCGTTGACCCTGTATATGTTTTCGGTGATCAATACCATCATGTTCACGCCGCTCCCTTACCCGGACGGAAAAAGCATGGTGCTGATCAACCCGACCGTGAATGGTGTGAGCCTGAGCGATTCCGGGCTGAACTACATGGATTACAGCGATATCAAGGCGCGCGTGACCCAGCTCGAGGATGTGGGGTATTTCTACGCGGAGCGTGCGGATATCAGTGATGGCAGCAAGGCCGTTTCCTATATGGCCATCAGAAATACCCCACAAATGTTCTCCTATACAGCTGTTCAGCCCTTCCGCGGGCGTGTGCTAAACGAGGAAGACGTTCAGTCGGGCGCTGAGCCTGTCGCGGTGATCAGCTACGCAATGTGGCAAAACTACTTTGCTGGCGACGCGCAACTCATTGGCCGCGATATCAGGATCAATGGCGTACATACCCGCATCGTTGGCATCATGCCGGCCGATTTTGCCTTTCCTTTCTTCCATGACCTGTGGCTGCCTTCCCAGCTCGAACCTTCGCAGTACCTGGTGCGTAAAGGCGCTCCGGAAGTCTCCGTGTATGCGCGTTTGAAGCCCGGAGCGACGCTTGAAGACGCTGACCGCGACCTCAACGGTGTCATGCGTTCACTGGCGCTGGAACATCCGGAAAGTAATAAGGGACTGTCTGCCCAGGCGCTGACGTTCCAGGAAAATTTCATGGGCGAGGAGACCACACCGATCTTTATCGTCATGTTGCTCGCGGTCAGTTTTGTGCTGCTATTGGCGTGCTGTAACGTCGGGAATTTATTGCTGGCAAGAACGACCGAGCGTTCCAAGGAAATTGCCATCCGGGTCGCATTGGGCTCTCCCGCAGGCCGCCTGGTACTGCAAATGATGCTGGAAAGTCTGTTTATCTGCTTCCTGTCCGGTGTCGTGGCGGTCCTGCTGGCGGCGTGGGGCCTGGAGATCACCAATACGATACTGCCTGGCTTCGTGCCCAATAAGATCCCGTTCTGGTGGCACTTGTCGCTCGATAACCTGTTGATCGTCAATGCCCTTGTCCTCGTGATCATCACCGCTGTGCTGACCAGCGCACTGCCGGCCTGGAAAATCGTCCATGGCAACTTCAATGATGTGCTCCGTGATGGCACCCGAGGTGCGCAAAGCCGTGGCGCAGGTCGGGTTTCGCGGATCCTGGTGGTGTTTGAGGTAGGGCTCTCCTGCTCGATCCTGTGCATCAGTGCGTTGTTCGCGTTGCTGGTCTATCAGGCGACCCGCGCTGATTACGGTGTCGACACCCATAACTACCTCACCGCGCAAGTCCACCTCAACGTCAATAATTACCCTGACGATGCCAGCCGTGTGCTGTTTTACCAGCGCCTGCGCGACGCCACCGCCGCGATCCCCGGGGTTCAAAGCGCAGCATTGACCACCAGTGCTGTAGGGCAATTTACCGTGCCGCGTCAGGTGGATGTCGACTCGTCCACCAATAACACCAACGAGCGCTGGTCTTTCCCGATGGTCAATGACGTGCAGGTCATGCCCGGCAGCCTGTCGGCCATGGGTATCACACCTACAGCGGGCAGGGAGTTCGCCCACGGTGATACGCGGGACTCACAGCAGGTGGTTGTTGTCAGCCAGTCTTTTGCCGAACGGTTCTGGCCAGGAGAGCGTGATGTGATTGGCAAGCGCCTGCGCTTTCGCGATAGCGATGACCAGCGCTGGTACAACGTAGTGGGCGTGGTGCCCAGCGTCATTCATGGCCGGCCTTTCAGCGCCTTCCGCCACCGTGCCACGGTGTACCGCTCTCTGGAGCAGCAGCCCGCGTCCTCATTGATGTTGGTGCTGCACGCCCAGCATCCAGAGACGCTCGGGCCTGCGCTGATCAACGCGGTCCGTCAGGTGGACAGCAACTTGTCGGTCAATCAGATCCAGACGTTGGATGACCGCTTGGCCCGCAACACTGCCGGTTTGCATTTTATTGCCAACCTTTTCATGTTATTCGGCCTGGTAGCGATGATACTGGCGGCGACAGGTATTTATGCGGTGATGTGCAACCTGATCAATCAGCGGACCCAGGAAATTGGTTTGCGCATGGCCATGGGGGCTACCGAGAATAATTTGTTGCGTATGCTCATGCTCCAGGGCGGTAAGCAATTGTTGACCGGCCTTGCCATCGGCTTGCCCCTGGCATTCTTTGTGGCACCCAAGTTGACGAGCGTCCTGGGTAATGGAAGCACGCCCTTTGTGCTCCTGTTCTGGATGGTCGCGCTTATGATTTCGCTGGTGGTGGCGCTCGCAGTCTGGCTTCCTTCGCGACGGGCAACCAATATGTCGCCCGCCGACGCGATTCGATATGAATAA